The following are from one region of the Salvelinus alpinus chromosome 16, SLU_Salpinus.1, whole genome shotgun sequence genome:
- the c16h1orf210 gene encoding type III endosome membrane protein TEMP, translated as MGSWGHGLCVVLCFWGTVSGSMLQSRTVGPCTVNTGTASFNCSWRKLAHIPTEIWDNATTLDLSQNHLNLTNPQHLRQLQRLDQLVNLNLSGNYLPLLGKDNLCSLPSLHTLDLSGCQLTSIEAGALQGLPSLGKLFLGHNRLQVPLSVSTRDIVTISILDLHGNQELERGSDDLSTGIRRPSHRKLLTNDREHPTTTPTNTMTTANGTESPGQSRPSHSWQYMVAVLVTAISLSLLIASLAKCQLVRRYLASYRHTRLTEQDTASQCDPNSLEVGFSMYNHAGQAQSPHPAPVPQGEMDIEDEEDDDGFIEDNYIQASERERAKRALEVEEEEEEDGMDFSIG; from the exons ATGGGGTCCTGGGGCCACGGCctgtgtgtggttttgtgtttCTGGGGAACAGTTAGCGGGAGCATGCTTCAGAGTCGCACTGTTGGCCCGTGTACTGTCAATACTGGCACG GCATCATTTAACTGCAGTTGGAGGAAACTGGCTCATATTCCAACAGAGATATGGGACAAtgcaaccacactggacctctcccAGAACCACCTCAACTTAACTAACCCTCAACACCTCAGACAACTACAGAGGTTGGATCAGCTGGTTAACCTCAATCTCTCAGGCAACTACCTCCCTCTGCTGGGGAAAGACAACCTCTGCAGCCTCCCCTCCCTGCATACACTAGACCTCAGTGGCTGCCAATTGACTTCCATAGAGGCTGGAGCTCTGCAGGGTTTACCCAGTTTAGGGAAGCTGTTTTTGGGGCACAACAGACTGCAagtccccctgtctgtctccactcGAGATATAGTAACTATATCCATCCTGGATCTCCATGGGAACCAAGAGCTTGAGCGTGGCTCTGATGATTTGTCGACAGGAATCAGAAGACCATCTCATAGAAAACTGTTGACAAATGACCGTGAACATCCCACCACAACTCCAACTAACACAATGACTACAGCTAATG GCACAGAGTCGCCTGGTCAGAGCCGCCCCTCCCACAGTTGGCAATATATGGTGGCAGTCCTTGTGAcggccatctccctctccctcctcatcgCCAGCCTGGCCAAATGCCAGCTGGTCCGCCGCTACCTAGCCAGCTATCGCCACACCCGTCTGACCGAGCAAGACACAGCCAGCCAGTGTGACCCCAACAGTCTGGAGGTGGGCTTCTCTATGTACAACCATGCGGGACAGGCACAGAGCCCCCACCCTGCTCCTGTCCCCCAGGGAGAGATGGACATAGAggatgaggaagatgatgatggctTCATAGAGGATAACTACATACAAGCcagcgagagggagagggctAAGAGGGCACTTgaagtggaggaagaggaggaagaggatgggaTGGACTTTAGCATTGGCTAG